Proteins from a single region of Arctopsyche grandis isolate Sample6627 chromosome 1, ASM5162203v2, whole genome shotgun sequence:
- the LOC143917743 gene encoding myrosinase 1-like, protein MKFLNIPKTLRFATATGAYQVEGAWNVSDKGVSMWDNVIHSKPENVVDRTTADVACDSYHQYKRDVEMLVELGVEYYRFSIAWSRLLPTGFSNIISEDGSNYYNNLINELIKNNIKPMVTLHHWDLPYVFEKMGGWTNEAVIDYFEEYARVVFELYGDRVKEWITFNEPQVLCLFDVFAVDSGFASETLVSGVSDYLCLHHSIKAHARVYHLYNNTFKPTQKGKLGTAPYTVWGDSVSDSEEDIANAEKLMQFFVGWYTHPIYSDEGDYPPIVRKVIDENSARQGFKVSRLPRFTPEEVKYIRGTFDFMGFNFYTAGVPNTDRLDPKKAPSFENDLGFSMHQKAEWESSLITWLRVYPQGFRKITNWMVKQYGNHEIYILENGFATKRGLNDDNRIKYYTEYLTSLLEAIDDGCNITLYTAWTLMDNFEWTLGYLNPMGFYEVDFDSPNKTRVPRKSAKFYKQLIETRKLKVAD, encoded by the exons ATGAAATTCTTAAATATACCAAAAACATTAAGATTTGCCACTGCAACCGGAGCTTATCAAGTTGAAGGAGCATGGAACGTCAGCg ATAAAGGAGTGAGTATGTGGGATAATGTAATTCATTCAAAACCCGAGAATGTCGTGGATAGAACAACGGCAGATGTAGCTTGCGACTCTTATCATCAGTATAAAAGAGACGTGGAAatgcttgtggaacttggagtCGAATATTATAGATTCTCCATAGCTTGGTCTAGATTGCTACCCACcggattttcaaatataataagtgAAGACGGCTCTAATTACTATAATAACCTGATAAACGAACTcatcaaaaacaatataaaacctaTGGTAACGTTACATCATTGGGACCTTCCTTACGTGTTTGAAAAGATGGGTGGTTGGACTAACGAAGCAGTCATTGATTATTTTGAAGAATATGCTCGCGTTGTATTCGAACTATATGGAGATCGGGTCAAAGAGTGGATTACTTTTAACGAGCCTCAAGTCTTGTGTTTGTTTGATGTGTTTGCAGTAGACAGTGGATTTGCTTCAGAAACTCTAGTCAGTGGTGTTTCTGACTATCTCTGTCTGCACCATTCTATAAAAGCCCACGCAAGAGTTTATCATCTATATAACAATACCTTTAAGCCCACCCAAAAAG GAAAATTAGGAACAGCTCCTTATACAGTATGGGGAGACTCAGTATCTGATTCCGAAGAAGATATTGCGAATGCTGAAAAATTGATGCAGTTTTTT GTTGGTTGGTATACACATCCAATATATTCTGACGAAGGTGATTATCCTCCAATTGTGCGGAAAGTAATTGATGAAAACAGTGCTCGGCAGGGTTTTAAAGTTTCTCGATTACCAAGATTTACCCCAGAAGAAGTGAAATACATAAGGGGTACATTCGATTTTATGGGCTTCAACTTCTACACTGCAGGAGTACCTAACACTGACAGGTTGGATCCGAAAAAAGCGCCATCTTTTGAAAATGATTTAGGCTTCTCGATGCACCAGAAAGCCGAATGGGAAAGTTCACTAATCACATGGCTCAGA GTATATCCGCAAGGGTTtcgaaaaattacaaattggaTGGTGAAACAATATGGCAATCATGAGATATACATTTTGGAAAATGGATTTGCCACTAAAAGAGGACTTAATGATGATAACCGCATCAAGTATTATACTGAATACCTGACATCTTTATTGGAAGCAATTGACGATGGGTGTAACATCACTTTATATACAGCTTGGACGCTTATGGATAATTTTGAATGGACTTTAGGCTACTT aaatccTATGGGTTTTTATGAAGTGGATTTTGACAGTCCCAATAAAACGAGAGTTCCTCGGAAGTCTGCTAAATTTTACAAACAATTGATTGAAACAAGGAAACTGAAAGTCGcagattaa